A section of the Babylonia areolata isolate BAREFJ2019XMU chromosome 1, ASM4173473v1, whole genome shotgun sequence genome encodes:
- the LOC143283929 gene encoding baculoviral IAP repeat-containing protein 5-like, translating to MRFGFRHLSASFEVQNHRQTSEIKMTDLADISDYFMHFKEQRLKSFKSWPFEDGICNSEKLAEAGFYHIPSDQSPDATRCFACYKELDGWEPDDDPWFEHKKHSPACAFLKMGVPVEQLTIQELIKFEIKRQVCRMKKLLDAKAKELKEQSQVVRAEMETLFDK from the exons ATGAGGTTTGGCTTTCGCCATTTGAGCGCTTCATTCGAAGTTCAAAATCATCGACAAACTTCTGAAATCAAAATGACTGATCTTGCTGATATTTCTGATTATTTTATGCATTTCAAAGAACAGCGTCTAAAATCGTTTAAAAGCTGGCCGTTTGAAGATGGAATCTGCAATTCCGAAAAG CTGGCAGAGGCTGGCTTCTACCACATCCCCAGTGATCAGTCTCCTGATGCCACTCGCTGCTTTGCTTGCTACAAGGAGCTGGATGGATGGGAACCTGATGATGATCCTTG GTTTGAGCACAAGAAGCACTCTCCAGCCTGTGCCTTTCTGAAGATGGGCGTTCCTGTGGAACAGCTGACCATACAGGAACTGATCAAGTTTGAGATCAAACGACAAGTCTGTAGAATG AAGAAACTGCTGGATGCCAAAGCCAAGGAACTGAAGGAGCAGAGCCAAGTTGTGCGTGCAGAGATGGAAACACTCTTTGATAAATAG